The following proteins come from a genomic window of Salvia hispanica cultivar TCC Black 2014 chromosome 4, UniMelb_Shisp_WGS_1.0, whole genome shotgun sequence:
- the LOC125223148 gene encoding AT-hook motif nuclear-localized protein 27, with translation MGDYEQEAPNNSFHHPRETPATARRPRGRPPGSKNKSKPPTIVTRDTPNALGTHILEVSSGNDVVESVSAYARRRGRGVCVLSGSGAVSSVSLRHPAVALQGRFEILSLSGTVLPPPAPPGAAALSVFLAGAQGQVLGGTVAGPLVAAGPLVLMAASFANAVFERLPLEVEEEGTSANSALFSGVTGNAAGNYPFAADLFGLGGGSNVRPPPPPF, from the coding sequence ATGGGTGATTACGAGCAAGAAGCCCctaataattcatttcacCACCCAAGAGAAACCCCCGCCACCGCGCGCCGTCCCAGAGGCCGCCCGCCCGGCTCCAAGAACAAATCAAAACCGCCCACGATCGTCACCCGCGACACCCCGAACGCGCTCGGCACCCACATCCTCGAGGTCTCCTCCGGAAACGACGTCGTCGAGAGCGTCTCCGCCTACGCCAGGCGCCGCGGCCGGGGCGTCTGCGTCCTCAGCGGCTCCGGCGCCGTCTCCAGCGTCTCCCTGCGCCACCCCGCCGTGGCGCTGCAGGGCCGCTTCGAGATCCTCTCGCTCTCGGGGACGGTGCTGCCCCCGCCCGCGCCGCCCGGGGCCGCCGCCCTCTCGGTCTTCCTCGCCGGCGCCCAGGGCCAGGTGCTCGGCGGGACCGTCGCGGGGCCGCTCGTCGCGGCGGGGCCGCTCGTGTTGATGGCGGCGTCGTTTGCCAATGCGGTGTTCGAGCGCTTGCCGCtggaggtggaggaggaggggACCTCCGCTAATAGCGCCTTGTTTAGCGGGGTAACTGGGAATGCGGCGGGGAATTATCCTTTTGCGGCAGATTTGTTTGGATTGGGCGGTGGAAGTAATGTAAGGCCGCCGCCACCACcgttttga
- the LOC125221885 gene encoding AT-rich interactive domain-containing protein 3: protein MSQSDVEMVDSEKIHDDSGNNVQESKCEVVDPKEGEEEVPCEAAASGDVNGKEDVGEDINRVIDKKVEDKMDVETAVEDQTNLVKEVSEQIEGSDYGITITRSDNKELINTATAAETKTVASDCKETTTTETAAEAQTASSDCKEPINTEIVAEAQTTSAAEKQDDIKFEVVECDAANAGVKEYEPAKNDEMDGNQGEDIDKRSNEDADVKFEVVECDGTDSWVKEDEPSKNDMLDGNQGGDVEKKPTEDVAKEPGEIGKDTDDTKHVASETMVENFDAGNVSPQNRQLPTETFANKDPQGHNAEAGAVRPCEDEEVEDAVHCDQDKMVKEKEQGAESFLVSHETHGNEKAFETAAKPDAAESSLASQPEPFTPNSLIKCSSQKTADHSEDTAHTVSSQATLPFMGEDDDGTPEDQAAFMKELENFYRERAVEFKPPKFYGHPLNCLKLWRAVIRLGGYDRVTGSKLWRQVGESFHPPKTCTTVSWTFRIFYEKSLLEYERHKTQSGELQLPVVMLPEVSGADGEGNGYQGSGSGPGRARRDSAARAMQGWHAQRLGAGEVGDPIIKDKNLSNMAKNEKNLKSISSLKQKRPNEVEHSTSNKAVRTEISKQLVTSVVDVGPPADWVKINVRQTKECFEVYALVPGLLREEVRVQSDPAGRLVITGQPEQVDNPWGITPFKKVITLPARIQPVQTSAVVSLHGRLYVRIPIEQPSI from the exons ATGAGCCAAAGTGATGTAGAGATGGTGGATTCTGAAAAAATCCATGATGATTCTGGAAATAACGTCCAGGAGTCTAAATGTGAAGTGGTAGACCCTAAGGAAGGTGAAGAGGAAGTTCCTTGTGAAGCTGCTGCCTCGGGGGATGTAAATGGAAAGGAGGATGTCGGAGAAGACATAAATAGagttatagataaaaaagttgaAGACAAGATGGATGTGGAGACAGCAGTGGAAGACCAAACTAACCTTGTAAAAGAGGTCTCTGAGCAAATAGAAGGATCGGACTATGGAATAACTATAACCAGAAGTGATAATAAAGAGCTGATAAACACTGCAACTGCGGCTGAAACAAAAACTGTTGCTAGTGATTGTAAAGAGACAACCACCACTGAAACCGCTGCTGAAGCACAAACTGCTTCTAGTGATTGTAAAGAGCCAATAAACACCGAAATTGTGGCTGAAGCACAAACTACAAGTGCAGCGGAGAAACAAGATGacataaaatttgaagtgGTAGAGTGCGATGCTGCTAATGCTGGGGTGAAAGAATATGAGCCCGCTAAGAATGATGAGATGGATGGAAACCAAGGGGAAGATATTGACAAAAGATCCAATGAAGATGCGGATGTAAAATTTGAAGTGGTTGAATGTGATGGTACTGATTCCTGGGTGAAAGAAGATGAGCCTTCTAAGAATGATATGCTGGATGGAAACCAAGGGGGTGATGTCGAGAAAAAACCAACTGAAGATGTTGCCAAAGAGCCTGGAGAGATTGGTAAGGATACTGATGACACCAAACATGTTGCTAGTGAGACGATGGTGGAAAATTTTGATGCTGGAAACGTCTCTCCGCAAAATAGGCAGCTTCCAACTGAAACTTTTGCCAATAAAGATCCTCAAGGACACAATGCTGAGGCGGGTGCTGTTAGACCATGTGAGGATGAAGAGGTGGAAGATGCAGTTCACTGTGATCAGGATAAGATGgttaaagaaaaagaacagGGTGCAGAATCTTTTCTTGTTAGCCATGAAACACATGGGAATGAAAAAGCTTTTGAAACTGCTGCCAAACCTGATGCTGCAGAATCTTCACTTGCAAGCCAACCTGAACCTTTTACACCCAATTCCCTTATCAAATGTTCTTCTCAAAAGACTGCAGATCATAGTGAAGACACAGCCCATACAGTCTCTAGCCAAGCAACACTACCTTTC atgGGGGAGGATGATGACGGAACACCTGAGGATCAAGCAGCATTCATGAAGGAGCTTGAGAATTTCTACAGGGAGAGGGCAGTGGAATTTAAACCACCCAAATTTTATGGGCATCCACTAAATTGTCTGAA GTTATGGAGGGCTGTTATTAGGTTGGGAGGCTATGACAGG GTAACTGGATCCAAGTTATGGAGGCAGGTAGGAGAGTCATTCCATCCACCAAA GACTTGTACAACAGTTTCTTGGACCTTTCGAATCTTCTATGAGAAG TCTCTCCTGGAATATGAAAGACATAAGACACAAAGTGGTGAGCTTCAACTCCCTGTAGTAATGCTCCCAGAAGTTTCTGGTGCTGATGGTGAG GGAAATGGTTATCAGGGATCAGGATCAGGACCAGGAAGGGCTAGAAGAGATTCTGCTGCCCGTGCTATGCAAGGTTGGCATGCCCAACGCCTTGGTGCTGGTGAGGTTGGGGACCCAATTATAAAG GACAAGAATCTCAGCAATATGGCAAAGAATGAGAAGAATCTCAAAAGCATTA GTTCATTAAAACAGAAGAGGCCAAATGAAGTGGAGCATTCAACTTCAAACAAAGCTGTTCGAACTGAAATATCTAAGCA ATTGGTGACATCTGTTGTTGATGTTGGGCCCCCAGCTGACTGGGTGAAAATTAACGTACGCCAAACT AAGGAATGTTTTGAGGTTTATGCCCTAGTACCGGGATTGTTACGTGAGGAG GTGCGAGTTCAATCAGATCCTGCTGGACGTTTGGTCATAACAGGTCAGCCCGAGCAAGTTGATAATCCCTGGGGGATTACACCATTCAAAAAG GTTATTACCTTACCGGCAAGAATTCAACCAGTTCAGACTTCTGCTGTGGTAAGCCTGCATGGACGCCTCTATGTCCGCATTCCTATTGAGCAGCCAAGCATCTAG
- the LOC125220641 gene encoding fatty acyl-CoA reductase 2, chloroplastic-like, which yields MKNIDNRNSRFSRRCHPPPSELVASDREEVDAGIGILEFFAGKNIFVTGATGLLGKVIVEKILRSTSVGKMYLLIKAKDKEAAFNRLNCEIINSELFTRLKEKYGKSFEAFVKAKVIAVVGDICQPNLGMDFESIESIRKDVNIIIHSAACTTFNERYDVLFESNAIAPQRVMRFAKTCDKLDLFTHISTAYVTEREEGVVLEKPLNMGGLDVADEISLLLKSSPNNIDATKFYKKLGQQRASLLGYSTTYQLCKAMGEMCLNEIRGDVSLLIIRPACIESCHSEPLPGWIQGMRMLDPAVISYGKGLMPVSYANPKVPLDIVPVDLVVNLTIAAIAKHGNRHTTQPIVYYSTSSLDNPITFFDIFEYLYDYFKETPLIENLSISKTKFIEDFDEFSKCLREEILRCNGGGEDRKIIRRCNAIAQYVEQLCKIYEFAGFLKPRYHTGNTHKLIQEMSREEKLNFEVDVKIINWKMYFHEIYIPGVIKYLIQ from the exons atgaaaaataTAGACAACAGAAATTCCCGATTCTCTCGCCGCTGCCATCCACCGCCGTCTGAACTAGTGGCTTCTGATCGTGAAGAGGTGGATGCCGGAATAGGGATCCTCGAATTTTTTGCAGGGAAGAACATTTTTGTTACCGGTGCTACCGGCTTACTCGGAAAAG TTATTGTGGAAAAGATATTAAGATCAACATCGGTGGGCAAAATGTACTTGCTAATTAAGGCAAAAGACAAGGAAGCTGCATTTAATAGATTAAACTGCGAG ATAATAAACTCAGAATTATTCACGCGTTTGAAAGAGAAATATGGGAAATCTTTCGAAGCATTTGTGAAGGCAAAGGTAATAGCTGTGGTGGGAGATATCTGTCAACCAAATCTTGGAATGGATTTTGAAAGTATTGAATCAATTAGAAAAGATGTAAATATTATCATCCATTCTGCAGCTTGCACTACCTTTAATGAGAG GTATGACGTGTTGTTTGAAAGCAACGCGATTGCACCTCAACGAGTTATGAGGTTTGCCAAGACATGCGACAAACTCGACCTATTCACACACATATCTACGG CTTATGTTACTGAGAGAGAAGAAGGTGTTGTGTTGGAAAAGCCATTGAATATGGGAGGCCTTGATGTAGCTGATGAGATTAGCTTGCTTCTCAAATCATCCCCAAACAACATTGATGCCaccaaattttacaaaaagcTTGGCCAACAGAG AGCCAGCTTGTTGGGATATAGTACTACATATCAGTTATGTAAGGCTATGGGTGAGATGTGTTTGAATGAAATAAGAGGAGATGTTTCTTTGCTCATAATTAGGCCAGCCTGCATTGAGAGCTGCCACAGTGAACCTCTTCCTGGTTGGATACAAGGAATGAG GATGCTTGATCCAGCGGTCATTTCTTATGGAAAAGGATTGATGCCAGTTTCTTATGCAAATCCTAAAGTGCCTTTAGATATT GTACCAGTAGATTTGGTAGTAAATTTGACGATTGCGGCTATTGCAAAGCATGGGAACAGACACACCACACAACCCATAGTCTATTACTCCACATCCAGTCTTGACAATCCAATCACATTTTTCGACATTTTTGAATATCTATATGATTACTTTAAAGAGACACCTCTGATTGAAAATCTAAGTATATCAAAAACCAAATTCATCGAAGATTTTGATGAGTTTTCTAAATGTTTGAGAGAGGAAATTCTGCGATGTAATGGAGGTGGTGAAGATAGAAAGATAATTCGACGTTGCAATGCCATAGCTCAGTATGTTGAACAACTATGTAAGATATATGAATTTGCTGGATTCCTCAAACCAAG GTACCATACAGGTAATACTCATAAATTAATCCAAGAAATGTCAAGGGAGGAAAAACTTAACTTCGAAGTGGATGTGAAAATCATCAATTGGAAAATGTATTTTCATGAGATTTATATTCCAGgagtgataaaatatttaattcaatga